One window of the Sphaerochaeta associata genome contains the following:
- a CDS encoding ATP-grasp domain-containing protein, translating into MKAIVLAGGNDQIALLKLLRERDIYTILIDFNKEPIAKPFADKHFEVSTMDYSAVVSIAKSEKVDFILTVCTDQALLIAAKASEQLGLYFPISFKMAQNLTNKKWMKQVLTEAQLPTAKYSVSSDVKNLELDRLSFPLVFKPVDSNSSKGVIKAKSMEDVHAAFTYAKSFSRSGVVICEEFISGEEISIDAFIVKSRAHLLLVSKSEKLQGIERRDFPIHRSIAPYSLSNKLEIMLVDILQKIADAFCIIDSPLLVQAIVNEDGINIIELSARTGGGSKYALIEEITGFNVIQGFLKIIFHENLSIRLIQNPRNYVMQYIYTIPGMYLGQEGFDYCLEKKIIDNVFFYKKEGTHISGNTNSSDRIAGVLFSGKTTSELNEKIAQFDNSIKILNDSQADIFIHGLPLLGEES; encoded by the coding sequence ATGAAAGCAATTGTATTAGCAGGTGGAAATGATCAAATTGCGCTATTAAAATTGTTGCGTGAAAGGGATATCTACACGATTTTAATTGATTTTAATAAAGAACCGATTGCAAAACCTTTTGCAGACAAGCATTTTGAAGTAAGTACGATGGACTACAGTGCAGTTGTATCAATCGCCAAATCTGAGAAAGTTGATTTTATATTAACTGTATGCACAGACCAAGCATTGTTAATTGCTGCAAAGGCATCAGAACAGTTAGGATTATATTTTCCAATTAGCTTTAAAATGGCACAGAACCTTACAAATAAGAAATGGATGAAGCAAGTACTTACTGAAGCGCAGCTTCCTACTGCAAAATATTCGGTCTCTAGTGATGTGAAAAACCTTGAGCTAGATAGATTGTCATTTCCTCTTGTTTTTAAACCAGTTGATAGCAATAGTTCAAAAGGTGTAATTAAAGCAAAATCAATGGAGGATGTACATGCGGCTTTTACATATGCAAAATCTTTCAGTCGATCTGGTGTTGTCATTTGTGAGGAATTCATAAGCGGAGAGGAGATTTCAATAGATGCATTTATTGTTAAGTCAAGAGCTCATCTATTGTTGGTTTCTAAATCAGAAAAACTGCAGGGTATTGAGAGACGGGATTTCCCGATACATCGGAGTATTGCTCCTTACTCCTTGAGTAATAAACTAGAAATTATGCTTGTTGATATTTTACAGAAAATTGCTGATGCATTTTGCATCATAGATTCTCCTTTATTGGTACAAGCAATTGTCAATGAGGATGGAATTAATATAATTGAGTTGAGTGCAAGGACAGGGGGGGGGTCGAAATACGCCTTAATTGAAGAAATAACTGGTTTTAATGTGATACAAGGGTTTCTGAAAATAATTTTCCATGAAAATCTTTCTATCAGGTTGATACAAAATCCTAGAAATTATGTGATGCAATATATCTATACAATTCCTGGGATGTATTTGGGTCAGGAGGGATTTGATTACTGTTTGGAAAAAAAAATTATCGACAATGTTTTCTTCTATAAGAAAGAAGGAACACATATTTCTGGTAACACTAACAGTAGCGATCGTATTGCAGGTGTATTGTTTTCAGGAAAAACTACAAGCGAATTGAATGAAAAAATTGCCCAATTTGACAATTCTATTAAAATTCTGAATGATTCACAAGCTGATATTTTTATACATGGGCTGCCTCTGCTAGGCGAAGAGTCGTAA